The following are from one region of the Chiloscyllium punctatum isolate Juve2018m chromosome 46, sChiPun1.3, whole genome shotgun sequence genome:
- the mvb12a gene encoding multivesicular body subunit 12A isoform X1: MAAPEINDPNCYPLTGVGWASSQSTCPKEYQLIVTTTDGSSANFAKGFGQKSNCYLCVSSLLNKENPQGDIVSDIQLLPDKNPLPSGYAFISEFLDPKVIVSKKKRLCVKTVPFGGADSAVFDIKLTGKSKQIVPLYTCIGELSGFVIWCRKGRLDKPKPLPKPRSIAVDIRGLSLENESSRKREELDVAPVRLSKRRTTLEHKDSVYSAENIYGISAMDGVPFVLHPRFESTSVNVPSANIANFQIKSHAEIENEYNYSFMTEKTAAARLPPTAS; this comes from the exons ATGGCTGCACCGGAGATCAATGATCCAAATTGCTATCCACTCACTGGAGTAGGATGGGCCTCAAGCCAGAGCACATGTCCAAAGGAATATCAACTG ATTGTGACAACTACAGATGGCTCCTCTGCAAATTTTGCAAAAGGCTTTGGCCAGAAATCCAATTGTTATCTGTGTGTAAGCTCACTGCTGAATAAAGAG AACCCTCAAGGGGACATTGTCTCAGATATCCAGTTACTTCCTGATAAGAACCCTCTACCATCAGGATATGCCTTCATTTCTGAATTCCTGGATCCCA AGGTCATCGTGTCTAAAAAGAAACGACTGTGTGTTAAGACAGTCCCGTTCGGTGGAGCTGACTCTGCTGTTTTTGATATCAAACTGACTGGAAAAAGCAAGCAGATTGTACCTTTGTACACATGCATAGG AGAACTGAGTGGGTTTGTCATCTGGTGTAGAAAAGGGAGGTTGGACAAGCCAAAACCTTTGCCCAAGCCAAGAAGTATTGCTGTTGATATCAGAGGGCTATCACTGGAGAATGAGAGCTCAAG GAAAAGGGAAGAACTTGATGTAGCCCCAGTACGACTTAGCAAGAGGCGCACTACCCTAGAGCACAAAGATTCTGTGTacagtgcagaaaatatttatgGAATCTCAG CGATGGATGGTGTCCCATTTGTGTTGCATCCTAGATTTGAAAGCACCTCTGTGAAT GTACCCAGTGCTAATATTGCAAATTTCCAAATTAAGAGCCATgctgagatagagaatgag